The Lactuca sativa cultivar Salinas chromosome 2, Lsat_Salinas_v11, whole genome shotgun sequence genome includes a window with the following:
- the LOC111886310 gene encoding uncharacterized protein LOC111886310, with protein MSLEDKVKSLATSTQTFQQETKASIKNLEKQFSQLAISVSKLESQGKLPVQTETNPRHNVCAITLRGGKSYNSPKVSVDQEEEEIVVEEATKEEKKEDKTTEKKPFVTESKATPAPFPERLKSTKKEWEESEIMQMFQKVHINIPLLEDIKQVARYARFLKDLCVSKKKLKGNQIVKVQENVSAVLQKRMPPKCNDPGVFTVPCKLGNLYVPRAMLDLGASINVLPYSIFKSIGVGTLSKTGVIIQLVDWSLVHPKGVLEDVLVQVDEFIFPGGFYVLDMGDDDSPSSSSILLGRPFLKTSKTKIYLYNGTLSMDFDGEAINFNVHEAKKVPFDVPSVNLVNLIQPSTKKGLNLSNNEFLELVLSQKLDREKAKEIEKEVDMNNEELEIFEFIDDD; from the coding sequence atgtccttagaggacaaaGTGAAGAGTTTGGCCACTAGCACCCAAACTTTCCAACAAGAGACAAAAGCAAGTATAAAGAACTTAGAGAAACAATTTTCACAACTTGCTATTTCTGTAAGCAAACTAGAATCTCAAGGAAAGTTGCCCGTCCAAACTGAAACGAATCCAAGGCACAACGTGTGTGCCATAACTTTGAGAGGCGGAAAGAGCTACAATAGTCCAAAAGTGTCGgttgatcaagaagaagaagaaatagtGGTCGAAGAGGCAaccaaagaagagaagaaggaagatAAAACAACCGAAAAGAAGCCCTTTGTCACTGAGTCTAAAGCCACACCTGCTCCATTCCCCGAACGATTAAAGAGCACGAAGAAAGAATGGGAGGAGAGTGAGATTATGCAAATGTTCCAGAAAGTTCACATTAACATCCCACTCCTCGAGGACATCAAGCAGGTAGCTAGATATGCAAGGTTCCTTAAGGATCTTTGTGTATctaaaaagaaattgaaaggaAACCAAATCGTAAAAGTTCAGGAAAATGTATCTGCGGTTTTGCAAAAAAGGATGCCCCCAAAGTGCAATGATCCCGGTGTCTTTACCGTGCCATGCAAACTGGGGAATCTTTATGTACCTCGAGCCATGCTCGATCTAGGTGCATCCATAAATGTCCTACCATATTCTATCTTTAAATCAATTGGTGTAGGAACATTGAGCAAAACCGGTGTGATCATCCAACTTGTCGACTGGTCTTTGGTACATCCAAAAGGTGTATTGGAGGACGTGTTAGTGCAAGTTGATGAATTTATTTTCCCGGGTGGTTTTTATGTCTTAGATATGGGAGATGATGACTCTCCAAGTTCAAGTTCCATACTTTTGGGTAGACCTTTCCTTAAAACttctaaaacaaaaatttatCTCTACAATGGAACTTTAAGTATGGATTTTGATGGTGAAGCTATCAACTTCAATGTTCATGAAGCAAAAAAGGTTCCTTTCGATGTTCCGTCTGTCAATCTTGTGAATTTGATCCAGCCCTCAACTAAAAAGGGCTTAAATTTGTCTAACAATGAATTTCTAGAGTTAGTATTGTCACAAAAACTAGACAGAGAAAAAGCCAAGGAGATTGAAAAGGAGGTCGATATGAATAATGAGGAGCTGGAGATTTTCGAGTTTATTGATGACGATTAG